A single Cyclopterus lumpus isolate fCycLum1 chromosome 15, fCycLum1.pri, whole genome shotgun sequence DNA region contains:
- the znhit2 gene encoding zinc finger HIT domain-containing protein 2: MNPLIRRRLPASVRSLLTDIGPKEEWTDTEPDAVARDGVLLPSRGAASGQEEFLMPAKTQEEAAVEGSNARRSAVCMLCKCKPSCYTCPRCNLQYCGLACYQSPDHSVCSEEFYKESVLQELKDMGKTESEGRNKMQEILVGLRQKAEKTDGGMESVLKDAGVFSEDTDEGEAMENVQVVELLSRLAELQQSGGESEPEIEAILRKLEEIGGGEPLHGDTDEGAEGAEGELDLADRLSGLDIDTLSEEELWEVLNSKEKEVFMGLMKGGALGELIPLWKPWWEEHEDRGRALVEVLEEEVSKLESENSTIVAEQDADEVVQNRSKSPTKLRTIKGGNEMDTSKEKGSSAVLSVPQISAKIPKLTSLCANPSPLVCYGLVNALFGYTCTLCLFNNDTDSLMFEFCDMILALSEALDSSRVFNSLQEALDCGETLILSGGYLDKEDPLAPARAVEAVAHIATGRDRKDATGYCLAALSQLRSVLSQARAALSKEGEEGAKRKKYFLASKKCEFFQAWVLDNAHRIRRLAIELWNEHSKRESVRSSMEKDKTVVEESLKKGKRKGKSQLIEELSK, from the coding sequence ATGAATCCATTAATTCGACGGAGACTTCCTGCGTCCGTGAGGAGTCTTCTGACAGACATCGGTCCGAAGGAGGAGTGGACTGACACAGAGCCCGACGCAGTGGCCCGAGACGGGGTTCTGCTCCCGTCCAGAGGCGCTGCTTCCGGGCAAGAGGAGTTTCTCATGCCAGCCAAGACCCAAGAGGAGGCAGCAGTGGAGGGCAGCAACGCCAGAAGGAGTGCAGTCTGCATGCTGTGCAAATGTAAGCCCTCTTGTTACACCTGTCCTCGGTGTAACCTGCAGTACTGTGGCTTGGCTTGCTACCAGAGCCCAGATCACTCCGTGTGCTCTGAGGAGTTTTACAAGGAGTCTGTTCTGCAGGAGCTGAAGGATATGGGGAAAACAGAAAGTGAAgggagaaataaaatgcaggaGATCCTTGTGGGACTCAGACAAAAGGCGGAAAAGACAGATGGGGGGATGGAAAGTGTGTTAAAGGACGCTGGTGTTTTTTCAGAAGACACGGATGAAGGGGAAGCGATGGAGAACGTGCAGGTTGTGGAGCTCCTGTCCAGGTTAGCAGAGCTTCAACAGTCAGGGGGAGAGAGTGAACCAGAGATTGAGGCCATTTTGAGAAAACTTGAAGAGATAGGAGGAGGGGAGCCGCTGCATGGAGACACGGATGAGGGCGCTGAAGGTGCAGAAGGGGAGCTGGACTTGGCTGATCGACTCTCGGGGCTGGACATTGACACGCTTTCCGAGGAGGAGCTGTGGGAAGTTCTTAATAGTAAAGAGAAAGAAGTGTTTATGGGTCTGATGAAGGGCGGAGCGCTTGGCGAACTGATTCCCCTGTGGAAGCCGTGGTGGGAGGAGCATGAGGATAGAGGGAGAGCACTGGTGGAGGTGCTTGAGGAGGAAGTAAGCAAACTGGAGAGTGAAAATTCAACAATTGTAGCCGAACAGGATGCTGATGAAGTGGTTCAGAATCGGAGCAAATCTCCTACAAAGTTGAGAACGATTAAAGGGGGAAACGAAATGGACACAAGCAAGGAAAAGGGAAGTTCAGCCGTTCTCAGTGTCCCTCAAATTTCTGCAAAAATCCCCAAATTGACATCCTTATGTGCAAACCCATCTCCGCTTGTGTGCTATGGTTTGGTAAATGCGCTTTTTGGCTACACCTGCACCCTGTGCCTGTTTAACAATGACACCGATTCACTGATGTTTGAGTTCTGTGACATGATTCTTGCTTTGTCTGAGGCACTGGACTCAAGCAGGGTGTTCAACTCTCTCCAAGAGGCCTTAGACTGTGGAGAAACTCTCATTTTGAGTGGCGGTTACCTGGACAAGGAGGATCCTCTTGCCCCGGCCAGGGCGGTGGAAGCCGTGGCTCACATCGCGACCGGCCGAGACCGAAAGGATGCGACGGGATACTGCCTGGCAGCCTTGAGTCAGCTTCGCTCAGTGCTCTCCCAGGCCAGAGCAGCTCTTTctaaagagggagaagaaggagcaaagaggaagaagtaCTTCCTGGCAAGCAAGAAGTGTGAATTCTTTCAAGCTTGGGTGTTGGACAATGCGCACAGGATTCGCAGGCTAGCTATTGAGTTGTGGAACGAACACAGTAAAAGAGAGAGTGTAAGGAGCAGCATGGAGAAAGACAAGACTGTTGTTGAGGAGAGCTTGAAGAAAGGGAAGCGTAAAGGGAAGAGTCAGTTAATTGAAGAACTGAGCAAATGA